A window of Deltaproteobacteria bacterium contains these coding sequences:
- a CDS encoding glycosyltransferase family 2 protein encodes MKLSIVMPVYNEAASVREVVRRVQALPHAKELIVVDDGSLDGTRDILRELAGGEVRVFFHGTNRGKGAALRTGFAHVRGDVAVVQDADLEYNPRDIPALLAPIERGEADVVFGSRFLGGPHRVLNFWHYVGNRVLTLLSNMCTNLNLTDMETGYKLFRREVLQQIQVECDRFGFEPEITAKVARLRCRIYEQPISYAGRDYDQGKKITWRDGVAALYHIARFSIRSRRVRPAPPVAVEEIAPRPAQVPDVRRLDVER; translated from the coding sequence ATGAAGCTTTCGATCGTCATGCCGGTCTACAACGAAGCCGCGAGCGTGCGTGAGGTGGTGCGGCGCGTCCAGGCCTTGCCGCACGCGAAGGAGCTCATCGTCGTCGACGACGGCTCGCTCGACGGCACCCGAGACATCCTGCGCGAGCTCGCCGGAGGCGAGGTGCGGGTCTTCTTCCACGGGACCAATCGCGGGAAGGGCGCCGCGCTCCGCACCGGCTTCGCGCACGTGCGGGGCGACGTGGCCGTCGTGCAGGACGCGGACCTCGAATACAACCCGCGCGACATTCCGGCGCTGCTCGCGCCGATCGAGCGCGGGGAGGCCGACGTCGTCTTCGGCTCGCGGTTTCTCGGCGGACCGCACCGGGTCCTCAACTTCTGGCACTATGTCGGCAATCGCGTGCTCACGCTCCTCTCGAACATGTGCACGAACCTGAACCTCACCGACATGGAGACGGGCTACAAGCTCTTCCGCCGCGAAGTGCTCCAGCAGATCCAGGTGGAGTGCGACCGCTTCGGATTCGAGCCGGAGATCACCGCCAAGGTCGCGCGGCTGCGCTGCCGCATCTACGAGCAGCCGATTTCCTACGCCGGACGCGATTATGACCAGGGCAAGAAGATCACCTGGCGCGACGGCGTCGCGGCGCTGTACCACATCGCGCGTTTCAGCATCCGGAGCCGCCGTGTACGCCCCGCGCCGCCGGTCGCGGTCGAGGAGATCGCGCCGCGTCCTGCCCAGGTCCCCGACGTCCGTAGGCTCGACGTCGAACGCTGA
- a CDS encoding peptidylprolyl isomerase gives MSEQGALRVVADTVVTIEYRATLTNGELVDSTERCGPVTYLHGNEQIFPALEQAVEGLVAGEERRLTLSPNESYGEHRSDLVRRMPRAQLPPELALEVGKRYTVRPPRGEPMIFRLTGIEGDDVLADFNNPAAGQGLDIWAKVVAVRAATAEEIRRGTLR, from the coding sequence ATGAGCGAGCAGGGTGCCTTGCGGGTCGTCGCCGACACGGTCGTCACGATCGAGTATCGCGCCACCCTCACGAACGGCGAGCTCGTCGACTCGACGGAGCGGTGCGGGCCGGTGACCTATCTGCACGGAAACGAGCAGATCTTTCCGGCGCTCGAGCAGGCGGTCGAGGGGCTCGTCGCCGGCGAGGAGCGTCGGCTGACGCTCTCGCCGAACGAGAGCTACGGCGAGCACCGGTCGGATCTCGTGCGTCGGATGCCGCGCGCGCAGCTGCCGCCCGAGCTCGCGCTCGAGGTTGGCAAACGCTACACCGTCCGTCCTCCGCGCGGCGAGCCGATGATCTTCCGCCTGACCGGCATCGAGGGCGACGACGTGCTCGCCGATTTCAACAACCCGGCCGCGGGGCAGGGCCTCGACATCTGGGCGAAAGTGGTGGCGGTGCGGGCGGCGACCGCCGAAGAGATCCGAAGGGGAACGCTGCGATGA